The proteins below come from a single Treponema phagedenis genomic window:
- a CDS encoding flagellin: MIINHNMSAMFAQRQGGINGALIVKDIEKLSSGMRINRAGDDASGLAVSEKMRSQIRGLNQAGQNIQNGVSFIQATEGYLAETTDIVQRLRELAIQAANGIYSAEDRMQIQVEVSQLVDEVDRIASQAQFNGMNLLTGRFGRNSELGPMQLHVGANMDQNEKIFIGTMTAVALGIVGEAQGGEDEMISMSTVDGANKAIGSLDNALKTINKQRADLGAYQNRFEMAYNGIAIAAENLQAAESRIRDTDMAKEIVDYTKNNILQQSTMAMLAQANTQPQAILRLMQ, from the coding sequence ATGATTATTAATCATAACATGAGTGCAATGTTTGCACAGCGACAAGGCGGTATTAACGGTGCCTTGATTGTAAAAGATATTGAAAAACTTTCAAGCGGCATGCGTATTAATCGCGCAGGTGATGATGCTTCCGGTTTAGCAGTATCGGAAAAGATGCGCAGCCAAATTCGCGGCTTAAATCAAGCCGGACAGAATATCCAAAACGGGGTTTCGTTTATTCAGGCTACCGAAGGATATTTAGCAGAAACAACTGATATCGTACAACGCTTGAGAGAGTTGGCAATACAAGCTGCAAATGGAATCTATTCCGCTGAAGATAGGATGCAGATACAGGTTGAAGTTTCTCAGCTTGTTGATGAGGTTGATAGAATTGCAAGTCAAGCTCAGTTTAACGGCATGAATCTTTTGACCGGACGATTCGGCAGAAATTCAGAATTAGGTCCGATGCAGCTACATGTCGGTGCAAACATGGATCAAAATGAGAAAATTTTTATCGGCACAATGACCGCTGTTGCTCTCGGTATTGTCGGAGAAGCGCAGGGCGGTGAAGATGAAATGATTTCCATGTCAACAGTGGACGGAGCAAATAAAGCTATCGGAAGCCTTGACAATGCACTAAAAACAATTAATAAGCAGCGAGCCGATCTCGGTGCATATCAGAACCGTTTTGAAATGGCTTATAATGGCATAGCCATTGCAGCGGAAAACTTGCAGGCGGCAGAGTCACGTATTCGTGATACGGATATGGCAAAGGAGATTGTTGATTATACAAAGAATAATATTCTGCAGCAATCTACAATGGCAATGCTCGCACAGGCAAACACACAGCCGCAAGCGATATTGCGCCTGATGCAATGA
- a CDS encoding flagellin: MIINHNMSAMFAQRTLGVTNNAIGKDIEKLSSGYRINRAGDDASGLAVSEKMRSQIRGLNQASTNASNGVNFIQVTEAYLQETTDIMQRIRELAVQAANGIYSAEDRMYIQVEVSQLVAEVDRIASSAQFNGMNLLTGRFARETGENVIAGSMWFHIGANMDQRMRVYIGTMTAAALGVRDATDESIMTLDTADSANRSIGTIDAALKKINKQRADLGGYQNRMNYTVIGLDIAAENLQAAESRIRDADMAKQMVEYTKNQVLAQSGTAMLAQANNNTQLVLSLLR, encoded by the coding sequence ATGATTATTAATCACAACATGAGCGCAATGTTTGCACAGCGAACATTGGGGGTTACCAACAATGCGATCGGCAAAGACATTGAAAAACTGTCTTCCGGCTATCGTATTAACCGTGCAGGCGATGATGCTTCCGGTCTTGCAGTTTCCGAAAAGATGCGCAGCCAAATTCGCGGCTTGAATCAAGCATCGACAAACGCATCAAACGGCGTTAACTTTATTCAAGTTACCGAAGCGTATCTGCAAGAGACTACCGACATTATGCAGAGAATCCGTGAGCTTGCTGTTCAAGCGGCAAACGGTATTTACTCCGCAGAAGATCGGATGTACATTCAAGTTGAAGTTTCTCAGCTTGTTGCAGAAGTTGACCGCATTGCAAGTTCAGCACAATTTAACGGTATGAATTTGCTGACCGGACGTTTTGCCCGCGAAACAGGGGAAAATGTTATTGCGGGATCAATGTGGTTCCATATCGGAGCAAACATGGATCAAAGAATGCGCGTATACATTGGAACGATGACTGCTGCAGCGCTTGGAGTTCGCGATGCTACCGATGAAAGCATTATGACCCTTGATACAGCGGATTCCGCAAACAGAAGTATTGGTACAATTGATGCCGCATTAAAAAAGATTAACAAACAGCGAGCCGACCTCGGCGGATATCAAAACCGCATGAACTATACCGTTATCGGTCTTGATATTGCAGCTGAAAATCTTCAAGCGGCGGAATCACGAATTCGCGATGCAGACATGGCAAAGCAAATGGTTGAGTACACAAAAAATCAAGTGCTTGCTCAGTCCGGTACCGCAATGCTTGCTCAGGCAAACAATAATACCCAGTTGGTATTATCACTGTTGCGATAA
- a CDS encoding RluA family pseudouridine synthase, with the protein MNSNPKKEIPVLFENDSLFIINKPAGISVQGGAGISNCIIDILERQCAAKLFPVHRLDKETSGVLLIAKTSQAAAEYSKILQAKTIVKEYRAVCFYAPPKQRGSIRTPLRENGTEKTAVTDYRVLKKTENHSYLSLALHTGRKHQIRIHLASLGCPIILDDKYGDFKQNKALQKAFGIKKMQLSAYSLTLPLDGKSRQIIAPLPAHMTEALEKLELGGGTCNPVRDAL; encoded by the coding sequence ATGAATTCAAATCCCAAAAAAGAGATTCCCGTTCTTTTTGAAAATGATTCTCTTTTTATAATAAACAAACCGGCGGGAATTTCGGTACAGGGCGGGGCAGGTATTTCAAACTGCATTATCGATATTTTGGAGCGGCAATGTGCGGCAAAACTTTTTCCGGTGCACCGCCTTGATAAAGAAACTTCCGGAGTTCTGCTTATTGCAAAAACTTCGCAGGCGGCGGCGGAGTATTCAAAAATCCTGCAAGCAAAAACCATTGTGAAAGAATATCGGGCGGTTTGCTTTTATGCGCCGCCGAAACAACGGGGCAGTATTCGCACGCCGCTGCGGGAAAACGGCACGGAAAAAACGGCGGTTACCGACTACCGTGTTTTAAAAAAAACGGAAAACCACTCTTATCTTTCGCTGGCGCTGCATACCGGCAGAAAGCACCAAATCAGAATTCACCTTGCCTCGCTCGGCTGCCCGATTATCCTCGACGATAAATACGGAGACTTTAAACAAAACAAAGCGCTGCAAAAAGCATTCGGCATTAAAAAAATGCAGCTGAGTGCCTACTCGCTTACCCTCCCGCTTGACGGAAAATCACGGCAAATTATCGCCCCGCTTCCCGCTCACATGACGGAAGCGCTTGAAAAGCTGGAGCTTGGCGGAGGAACATGCAACCCTGTGCGCGATGCGCTATAG
- a CDS encoding flagellar protein FlaG produces the protein MSIAIKGVTSTAQILPENSAAAVAKTRVNSVSLTQDQKAAFPPALTNEELAKAIERIRKISDMFGRKLQFRVNKAIDQVVVKVIDSNTDKVIREVPSAEIQKLQERIKETIGLLFDETI, from the coding sequence ATGAGTATTGCTATAAAAGGAGTAACATCAACGGCTCAGATATTGCCGGAAAATTCGGCAGCTGCAGTCGCGAAGACAAGAGTTAATTCCGTCAGCTTGACGCAAGACCAAAAAGCGGCATTTCCTCCCGCTTTGACAAATGAAGAGCTGGCAAAAGCAATAGAGCGTATTCGCAAAATTTCCGATATGTTTGGTAGAAAATTACAATTTCGAGTGAATAAGGCTATTGACCAAGTTGTGGTAAAGGTTATTGACAGTAATACCGACAAGGTTATTAGGGAAGTCCCCTCAGCAGAAATCCAAAAACTCCAGGAACGTATTAAGGAAACAATCGGTCTTCTTTTTGACGAAACAATCTAG
- a CDS encoding tetratricopeptide repeat protein yields MVCFLFAFNFAFGQTQPDALKYYRNGRSMDSAGRRDDAQKAYSQAIAICRQELQANPKNMDSYTVYTWSLFRQGRYADTVIICNQALKIANDVRIIETLGEAQFFLGDYKESLRQMEKYIDMAPGGERISIAYFYVGEIYRLTKRFQKSDIAYSAAVHHEPSNPLWWYRLGITRENAGEKKAALEAYQRAVRLKGDYKEAAEGIRRLS; encoded by the coding sequence ATGGTTTGTTTTTTGTTTGCTTTTAATTTTGCGTTTGGGCAAACTCAGCCGGATGCGCTTAAGTATTACCGAAACGGACGCAGTATGGATTCTGCGGGGCGAAGGGATGATGCGCAAAAAGCCTATAGTCAGGCGATTGCGATTTGCAGACAGGAACTTCAAGCTAATCCGAAGAATATGGATTCTTATACGGTGTATACGTGGTCATTGTTCAGGCAAGGCAGGTATGCGGATACGGTGATTATCTGTAATCAGGCGTTGAAGATTGCAAATGACGTACGGATTATAGAAACGCTCGGCGAAGCTCAGTTTTTTTTGGGCGATTATAAAGAGTCTCTTCGGCAAATGGAAAAGTATATTGACATGGCTCCCGGCGGCGAGAGAATCAGTATTGCCTATTTTTATGTGGGAGAAATTTACCGGCTTACCAAACGGTTTCAGAAATCGGATATTGCATACTCTGCGGCGGTGCATCACGAGCCTTCAAATCCGTTGTGGTGGTACCGGCTGGGCATTACGCGGGAAAATGCCGGCGAGAAAAAGGCGGCACTGGAAGCCTATCAGCGTGCGGTCAGGCTGAAAGGCGACTATAAAGAGGCGGCGGAAGGTATCAGGCGTTTAAGTTAG
- the fliD gene encoding flagellar filament capping protein FliD — MSDISIPGVGTGKYDKLVETLMKKERVPRDRAAEQLKTYQIQSGSLAAVNKFSLDLRDVARSLYSFNNPFAEKLVSSSNEAAISATAGRDAKERNFQISVVQTAEADAFLSAEIDKNYKIPKGTYTFGIGDKTLSVNWKGGNYKDFIERVNSKGKGLLQVTEIKTTPETRSLLFKSLIPGKDNRLQFSDDALSFALQAGIIKKNDSATVQVDKVNLQVQPQSTAKAVFSQPVRAKDGSVLECTVQLNSSQQASSAQQEHSLDESGNPIYETPGEVSFKGVTVKNELSQAGLPPSIPDENTPQSGAAQQRRYDLLFLESVRGVALPMPPLADTTEPQKITIPLSEYGDVTALSVQNTNADVHLSIQNIKIIDPKVSGDYVPVSAVSQAQDAIINFEGIQITRSTNEINDLIPSVTLSLHDKTDKKETISIKPDIEAIKTSVIEFVAKYNRLLAEINIVTARKPAQGTQSKILEELTYLSEDERKVEEERLGSLSNDMTLLTLKNNLRQHMSNIYITDPESPIKSLAQIGISTNSEMRGGIQASRLRGYLEIDEKKLDDALKNNMELVKRLFGSDTDGDLLVDEGVAYQLYTQLNPYLERGGIFSTKANGISTRIGATEKRIEGYDKQLDKKEKDLKYKYEAMDGTLRSLQKQSESITNFNKSLQNQNKGN, encoded by the coding sequence ATGTCTGATATAAGTATCCCCGGCGTTGGAACCGGAAAATATGATAAGCTTGTAGAAACGTTGATGAAAAAAGAGCGTGTTCCGCGTGATAGGGCTGCGGAACAGCTTAAAACGTATCAGATACAAAGCGGATCTTTAGCCGCAGTAAATAAATTCTCACTTGATTTGCGTGATGTTGCACGCAGTTTATATTCTTTTAACAATCCTTTTGCCGAAAAACTTGTATCTTCTTCAAACGAAGCCGCCATATCCGCGACAGCGGGGCGCGATGCAAAAGAGCGAAATTTCCAAATTTCCGTGGTGCAAACAGCGGAAGCCGATGCCTTCCTTTCCGCTGAAATTGATAAAAATTATAAGATTCCGAAAGGTACGTATACCTTTGGTATCGGAGATAAAACACTGAGTGTGAATTGGAAGGGCGGAAATTATAAAGATTTTATTGAGCGCGTTAATAGTAAAGGTAAGGGGCTTTTGCAAGTAACCGAAATAAAAACCACCCCCGAAACACGCTCGCTTCTTTTTAAATCCTTGATACCGGGAAAAGATAACAGGCTGCAGTTTTCGGATGATGCCTTGTCTTTTGCTTTACAGGCAGGAATAATAAAAAAGAATGATTCCGCTACGGTACAAGTGGATAAGGTTAATCTTCAGGTACAGCCGCAAAGTACCGCAAAAGCCGTTTTTTCCCAGCCGGTGCGGGCAAAAGACGGTTCTGTGCTTGAATGTACTGTTCAGCTGAATTCTTCTCAGCAAGCTTCCTCCGCCCAACAAGAACATTCCCTCGACGAAAGCGGTAATCCTATCTATGAAACTCCGGGGGAGGTTTCGTTTAAAGGAGTAACGGTAAAAAACGAATTATCCCAAGCAGGACTCCCGCCCAGTATTCCTGATGAAAATACGCCGCAATCCGGGGCTGCTCAGCAGCGTCGCTATGACCTTTTATTTTTGGAATCGGTACGCGGCGTTGCACTTCCTATGCCGCCCCTCGCGGACACAACCGAGCCGCAGAAAATTACAATTCCGCTCAGCGAATACGGGGATGTCACTGCTCTTTCCGTTCAAAACACAAATGCCGATGTACATCTCTCTATTCAAAATATAAAAATTATTGACCCGAAGGTTTCCGGTGATTATGTGCCGGTATCCGCCGTTTCTCAGGCTCAGGATGCAATTATCAATTTTGAAGGTATTCAAATTACTCGCTCTACAAATGAAATTAATGATTTGATTCCGTCGGTAACGCTTAGTTTACACGACAAAACCGACAAAAAAGAAACTATTTCGATAAAACCGGATATTGAGGCGATAAAAACTTCGGTTATTGAATTTGTTGCAAAATACAACCGGCTGCTTGCCGAAATAAATATTGTTACCGCAAGAAAACCCGCTCAGGGGACGCAGTCCAAAATACTGGAAGAACTGACCTATCTTTCCGAAGATGAAAGAAAGGTTGAAGAAGAGCGGCTTGGAAGTCTTTCAAACGATATGACGCTCCTTACGCTTAAAAATAATTTGCGGCAACATATGAGTAATATATACATTACCGATCCCGAAAGCCCGATAAAAAGTCTTGCTCAAATCGGAATTTCTACCAATTCAGAGATGCGGGGCGGAATTCAAGCATCTCGGCTACGCGGCTATCTTGAAATTGATGAAAAAAAGCTTGATGATGCTCTCAAAAACAACATGGAGTTGGTAAAGCGTTTATTCGGCTCCGATACGGACGGTGATTTGCTTGTTGACGAAGGCGTTGCATATCAATTATACACTCAATTAAATCCGTATTTGGAACGAGGCGGTATTTTTTCGACAAAAGCAAACGGCATAAGTACCAGAATAGGAGCAACCGAAAAACGCATAGAAGGGTATGATAAACAACTTGATAAAAAGGAAAAAGACTTAAAATATAAATATGAGGCGATGGACGGAACCTTACGATCATTGCAAAAACAGTCCGAATCTATAACTAATTTTAATAAATCTTTGCAAAATCAAAATAAAGGAAACTAA